A single genomic interval of Dehalococcoidia bacterium harbors:
- a CDS encoding CPBP family intramembrane metalloprotease, producing MPAVLREGEGLFALLTVGVVVLLAPLAEEIFFRGFLLTALTPRFTRGGALVVSSLVFAVLHGAPGLMVPVFFAGLVLGVLFLRSGSLLPPLMAHALQNALAYAFGR from the coding sequence ATGCCGGCGGTCTTGCGGGAGGGTGAGGGCCTTTTCGCCCTCTTGACAGTGGGTGTGGTGGTTCTCCTAGCCCCACTGGCGGAGGAGATATTCTTTCGGGGGTTTCTGCTGACAGCCCTTACCCCGCGCTTCACCCGTGGGGGGGCTCTGGTGGTGTCTTCCCTTGTGTTTGCAGTTCTGCACGGAGCGCCGGGGTTGATGGTGCCCGTGTTCTTTGCGGGGTTAGTGTTGGGGGTGCTGTTCCTGCGGAGCGGTTCCCTCCTGCCGCCGCTGATGGCCCATGCCCTGCAGAACGCTCTGGCCTATGCCTTCGGACGGTGA
- the trxA gene encoding thioredoxin, which translates to MSKPITVTDATFAQEVLEATTPVLVDFWAEWCGPCKMIAPFVEELAREYDGRVKVAKMDVDANHEIPVRYGIRAIPTLIIFKGGKAVDQIVGAVPKATLRRRLEAVLSTPS; encoded by the coding sequence ATGAGCAAGCCGATCACCGTAACCGATGCCACCTTTGCCCAAGAGGTTCTGGAGGCCACCACCCCGGTGCTGGTAGATTTCTGGGCCGAGTGGTGCGGCCCCTGCAAGATGATCGCCCCCTTCGTGGAGGAACTGGCCCGCGAGTATGACGGACGGGTCAAGGTGGCCAAGATGGATGTGGACGCCAATCACGAGATCCCTGTACGCTACGGCATCCGCGCCATCCCCACCCTGATCATCTTCAAGGGCGGCAAAGCCGTCGACCAAATCGTCGGTGCCGTGCCCAAGGCCACCCTGCGTCGGCGTCTGGAGGCTGTGCTCTCCACTCCTTCCTAA